The following are encoded in a window of Oncorhynchus mykiss isolate Arlee chromosome 31, USDA_OmykA_1.1, whole genome shotgun sequence genomic DNA:
- the selenot2 gene encoding selenoprotein T2, whose amino-acid sequence MAEYSQTGILTALLLFTVVTVKDIYVGRSMMTQHPAQASDSLNMGADSLRDADPQRFSKQALYTGPVLKFQFCISUGYSKVFQEYSRSISQLYPDIRIEGENYPPTTINKYLGNFFSYFKLLAIALVVSGQNPFAMLGLETPRAWTWTQENKIFSCLMTFFLSNMLETHFLSTSAFEITLNDVPIWSKLQSGYVPNIQEIFQILDNHIKMNQVDKISFPSL is encoded by the exons ATGGCAGAATATAGCCAAACGGGTATCTTGACGGCGCTTCTGCTGTTCACAGTTGTCACTGTAAAAGACATTTACGTCGGGAGGTCCATGATGACTCAACACCCAGCGCAGGCCTCTGACAGCCTGAATATGGGGGCTGATAGTTTGCGGGATGCCGACCCACAGAGGTTCAGCAAGCAGGCCCTCTACACTGGGCCAGTGCTGAAATTCCAGTTTTG CATCTCCTGAGGGTATAGCAAGGTGTTCCAGGAGTACTCCCGGTCTATCAGCCAGTTGTACCCGGACATCCGCATAGAAGGGGAAAATTACCCTCCCACAACCATCAACAA ATATCTCGGAAATTTCTTTTCCTACTTCAAACTTCTTGCCATTGCCCTGGTTGTCAGTGGACAAAATCCCTTCGCTATGCTTGGACTGGAGACTCCCAGAGCATGGACGTGGACTCAAGAAAATAAG ATATTCTCGTGCCTGATGACATTCTTCCTCAGTAACATGTTGGAGACCCACTTCTTGTCCACCAGTGCATTTGAAATCACACTAAATG ATGTACCAATCTGGTCCAAGCTGCAGTCAGGATACGTACCCAACATTCAGGAGATCTTCCAAATCCTTGATAATCACATTAagatgaatcaagttgacaagaTCTCCTTTCCATCTCTGTAG